One window from the genome of Marinobacter sp. es.048 encodes:
- the hfq gene encoding RNA chaperone Hfq, with the protein MSKGHSLQDPYLNALRKERIPVSIFLVNGIKLQGQIESFDQFVILLKNTVSQMVYKHAISTVVPARNVRIPQQAPGGEGESED; encoded by the coding sequence ATGTCAAAAGGGCATTCGTTACAAGACCCTTACCTTAATGCATTGCGCAAGGAACGCATTCCGGTTTCCATCTTTCTGGTCAACGGTATCAAACTTCAGGGCCAGATCGAGTCTTTCGACCAGTTCGTGATTTTGCTGAAAAATACTGTCAGCCAGATGGTCTACAAGCACGCTATTTCCACTGTGGTACCTGCCCGTAATGTACGCATTCCGCAGCAGGCTCCGGGAGGAGAGGGCGAGTCTGAAGACTGA